A window of the Oncorhynchus mykiss isolate Arlee chromosome 15, USDA_OmykA_1.1, whole genome shotgun sequence genome harbors these coding sequences:
- the LOC110489731 gene encoding clavesin-1, whose protein sequence is MTHLQAGLSSETTEKARQELNENPDTLHADIQQVRDMIVTRPDIGFLRTDDDFILRFLRARKFNQAETFRLLAQYFQFRQQNLDMFQSFKVDDPGIKRALMDGFPGVLETPDQHGRKILILFASNWDQGRSSFTDILRAILLSLEVLIENQELQINGFILIIDWSNFSFKQASKLTPNILKLAIEGLQDSFPARFGGIHFVNQPWYIHAMYTIIKPFLKDKTRKRIFLHGNNLNSLHQLILPDCLPSEFGGTLPPYDMGIWARTLLGPNYNDETEYTLTYDALHVKGSYGGGDKECANKLLKRSESAVEPGTLRQADRDNTAQPLLALD, encoded by the exons ATGACTCACTTGCAAGCGGGCCTGAGCTCCGAGACCACAGAGAAAGCTCGTCAGGAGCTCAACGAGAACCCTGACACCCTCCATGCGGACATCCAGCAGGTGCGCGACATGATCGTGACACGGCCCGACATCGGCTTCCTGCGCACGGACGACGACTTCATCCTGAGGTTTCTGCGGGCGCGCAAGTTCAACCAGGCAGAGACCTTCCGGCTCCTGGCCCAGTATTTTCAATTCCGCCAGCAGAACCTGGACATGTTCCAGAGCTTCAAGGTGGACGACCCGGGGATCAAGAGGGCTCTGATGGACGGCTTCCCAGGTGTCCTGGAGACTCCGGATCAGCATGGCCGGAAGATACTCATCCTATTTGCttccaactgggaccagggaag GAGCTCTTTCACAGACATCCTCcgagccatcctcctctccctggaggtTCTCATAGAGAACCAAGAACTCCAGATCAACGGCTTCATCTTGATCATCGACTGGAGTAACTTCTCCTTCAAGCAGGCATCCAAGCTCACGCCCAACATTCTCAAACTGGCAATCGAAGGCCTGCAG GACAGCTTCCCTGCTCGCTTCGGTGGGATCCATTTTGTGAACCAGCCCTGGTATATCCACGCCATGTACACCATCATCAAGCCTTTCCTCAAGGACAAGACTAGGAAAAGG ATTTTCCTCCACGGGAACAACCTCAACAGTTTACACCAGCTTATCCTACCCGATTGTCTGCCGTCCGAGTTTGGTGGCACGCTGCCGCCCTATGACATGGGCATCTGGGCACGGACCCTCTTAGGGCCCAACTACAACGACGAGACAGAGTACACACTCACCTACGACGCCCTCCATGTCAAAGGGAGCTATGGTGGCGGAGATAAGGAATGTGCCAACAAACTTCTGAAAAG GTCCGAGTCAGCCGTGGAGCCGGGTACCCTACGGCAAGCTGACAGGGACAACACGGCACAGCCACTCCTGGCTCTGGACTGA